The following proteins are encoded in a genomic region of Macellibacteroides fermentans:
- a CDS encoding S41 family peptidase — translation MNKQFILGLLALTSTPFVLQAADEARLLRFPATNGSEIVFSYAGDLYKVAASGGEAKRLTSHVGYEMFPRFSPDGKTIAFTGQYDGNTEVYSMPASGGEPLRVTYTATNSRDDLGDRMGPNNIVMTWTPDGSSIVYRNRISDGFAGKLYTVSPEGGLSQVIPLPEGGFCSYSPDGKKLAYNRVFREFRTWKYYQGGMADDVWVYDEQTKKTENITNNVAQDIMPMWIGDEIFYISDRDRTMNIFVYNTKTKQTSKVTNFTEYDVKFPSCNGNMIVFENAGYIYKLDANTKKAEKVTISLSSDNIYARSEVKDVSRNISAASLSPAGERLVVTARGEVFNIPSDKGVTKNITRTPGAHERNASWSPDGKYIAYISDATGETELYIQPAAGGDAIQLTKNNDSYIRSLQWSPDGSKIYYTDRKNRINQYTVATRNVSLVMQDPVGEFRDVSISPDGKWLTYSRTADNEFNIVYVYNLDTKKEYPVTDKWYSSYNPVFSADGKYLLFVSARDFNPTYGSTEWNHVYNNMSGVYMALLSKDTPSPFLEKDDAVAAKKEVSVTVTDAKAGNKTNKAVDKGVDKSVDKSANAVKFDAEGIADRIIRIPVPGANYDNIYSDGKKVYYYGRGATQVYDLEKQKEDVVAEGARMFAENGYKKAIFFKNGSIYVKDIPSGKVDLSDAVNTSNMKVTTDYAKEWAQIYDEGWRHMRDGFYLENMHGVDWKAMKAKYEVLLPYVKTRLDLNYLIGELIGELNCGHAYINPGETDRPERLQTGLLGAEVSRDKSGYFRIEKIIPGASWSKELRSPLTEPGVKAAAGDYIIAVDGVEANTVKDLYSLLVGKAGVPTELSLNSTPSAAGARKVVINPIANEYPLYHYNWIQNNIRKVDEASNGKIGYIYIPDMGPEGLNEFSRYFYPQLDKEGLIIDDRANGGGNVSPMILERLSREAYRATMRRGSTRIGTVPDAVQIGPKVCLINKYSASDGDLFPWGFRALGLGKLIGTRTWGGIVGISGSLPFIDGSDMRVPFFTSYDPKTGQWIIENHGVDPDILIDNDPAKQWAGEDEQLNRAIEEVKAQLKDRKPLPPVPAPRDFSK, via the coding sequence ATGAATAAACAATTCATTCTTGGGCTTTTGGCTTTAACTTCCACACCGTTTGTGTTGCAGGCGGCCGATGAAGCGAGGTTGTTGCGCTTCCCGGCCACCAATGGCAGCGAAATTGTGTTTTCTTATGCCGGCGATTTATATAAGGTTGCTGCCTCGGGGGGTGAGGCGAAGCGGCTGACTTCCCACGTGGGATACGAAATGTTTCCCCGCTTCTCTCCTGATGGAAAAACCATTGCTTTCACCGGACAATATGATGGTAATACTGAGGTATATTCTATGCCTGCAAGTGGAGGAGAGCCTCTGCGCGTTACCTATACTGCTACAAACTCACGCGATGACCTGGGGGATCGTATGGGTCCCAACAATATCGTGATGACCTGGACGCCCGATGGTTCTTCCATTGTGTACCGCAACCGCATCAGCGATGGTTTTGCCGGTAAACTTTATACCGTTTCTCCCGAAGGTGGACTGTCTCAGGTGATTCCTTTACCCGAGGGCGGCTTCTGCAGCTATTCGCCGGATGGTAAGAAATTGGCCTACAACCGCGTATTCCGCGAATTCCGTACCTGGAAGTATTATCAGGGTGGTATGGCGGACGATGTATGGGTGTACGACGAGCAAACCAAAAAGACCGAAAATATCACTAATAACGTGGCACAGGATATTATGCCGATGTGGATTGGAGATGAGATTTTCTACATCTCCGACCGCGACCGTACCATGAATATCTTTGTGTACAATACAAAAACAAAGCAGACCAGCAAGGTGACTAATTTCACCGAATACGATGTGAAGTTCCCGAGTTGCAACGGCAACATGATTGTGTTTGAGAATGCCGGTTACATCTATAAACTGGATGCCAATACTAAAAAAGCGGAGAAGGTTACCATCAGTCTGTCGTCCGACAATATCTATGCCCGTTCCGAGGTGAAGGATGTGTCCCGTAACATCAGTGCGGCCAGCTTGTCTCCGGCCGGAGAGCGCTTGGTTGTAACTGCCCGTGGTGAGGTATTTAATATTCCGTCCGATAAAGGGGTTACTAAAAACATCACCCGCACTCCCGGTGCCCACGAACGCAATGCCAGCTGGTCGCCCGATGGTAAGTATATTGCCTATATCTCCGACGCAACCGGCGAAACAGAACTCTATATCCAACCTGCCGCCGGTGGGGATGCTATCCAGCTTACAAAGAACAACGACAGTTATATCCGTTCGTTGCAATGGAGTCCGGATGGTTCGAAAATCTATTATACCGATCGTAAAAACCGGATCAACCAGTATACCGTTGCCACCCGGAACGTTAGCCTGGTTATGCAGGATCCTGTTGGCGAGTTCAGAGACGTATCCATTTCACCCGACGGAAAGTGGCTTACCTACAGCCGTACGGCCGACAATGAATTCAACATCGTGTATGTGTATAACCTGGATACTAAGAAGGAATATCCTGTAACCGACAAGTGGTACAGCTCTTATAACCCGGTGTTCAGTGCCGATGGCAAATACTTGCTTTTTGTTTCTGCCCGCGACTTCAATCCTACTTATGGTTCTACGGAGTGGAATCATGTATATAATAACATGTCAGGTGTATACATGGCTCTTTTATCTAAAGACACCCCTTCTCCCTTCCTCGAAAAGGATGATGCGGTTGCTGCCAAAAAGGAGGTTTCTGTAACAGTTACAGATGCCAAGGCCGGAAATAAAACGAACAAGGCTGTTGATAAAGGTGTTGATAAGTCTGTTGATAAGTCCGCAAATGCCGTTAAATTCGATGCCGAAGGTATTGCCGACCGTATCATCCGTATTCCGGTTCCGGGAGCAAATTACGACAATATTTATTCCGACGGAAAGAAGGTTTACTATTATGGCAGAGGAGCAACTCAGGTATATGATCTTGAAAAGCAGAAGGAAGATGTAGTTGCCGAAGGTGCACGTATGTTTGCCGAAAATGGATATAAAAAGGCGATCTTCTTTAAGAACGGATCTATTTACGTAAAAGACATTCCTTCAGGCAAGGTGGATCTCAGCGACGCTGTAAATACTTCCAACATGAAGGTTACTACAGATTATGCTAAGGAATGGGCTCAGATTTACGATGAGGGATGGCGTCACATGCGTGATGGTTTCTATCTTGAAAATATGCATGGAGTGGATTGGAAAGCCATGAAAGCTAAATACGAGGTGTTGTTGCCTTACGTTAAAACCAGACTTGATCTGAATTATCTGATTGGTGAACTGATTGGCGAACTTAATTGCGGTCACGCTTACATCAATCCGGGTGAAACGGATCGTCCTGAAAGATTGCAGACTGGTCTGCTTGGCGCTGAGGTGTCTCGCGATAAGAGCGGATATTTCCGGATCGAGAAAATTATTCCGGGTGCTTCCTGGAGTAAGGAGCTGCGTTCGCCGCTTACAGAACCCGGAGTAAAAGCTGCCGCCGGCGATTATATTATTGCTGTAGACGGAGTAGAGGCCAACACGGTGAAGGATCTTTATTCGTTGTTGGTTGGCAAGGCAGGTGTTCCTACCGAACTTTCCCTGAATAGTACACCTTCAGCTGCAGGTGCTCGTAAAGTGGTTATCAACCCCATTGCAAACGAATATCCGTTGTATCATTATAACTGGATACAGAATAACATCCGTAAAGTGGATGAGGCTTCTAACGGAAAGATCGGATATATTTACATCCCGGACATGGGCCCGGAAGGATTGAACGAGTTTTCCCGCTATTTCTATCCTCAGCTGGATAAAGAGGGGTTGATTATTGACGACCGTGCCAATGGAGGTGGAAATGTTTCGCCTATGATTCTGGAGCGTTTGTCGAGAGAAGCCTACCGTGCAACCATGCGTCGTGGTTCTACCCGTATCGGAACTGTGCCAGATGCCGTGCAGATCGGCCCGAAGGTTTGTCTTATCAATAAATACTCGGCTTCGGACGGCGACTTGTTCCCATGGGGTTTCCGTGCGTTGGGATTGGGTAAGCTAATCGGTACACGTACCTGGGGTGGTATTGTGGGAATCAGCGGATCACTGCCGTTTATTGATGGTAGTGATATGCGCGTGCCTTTCTTTACAAGCTACGATCCTAAAACCGGTCAGTGGATTATCGAGAATCACGGTGTTGATCCGGATATCCTGATTGATAATGACCCTGCCAAACAATGGGCTGGCGAAGACGAGCAGCTGAATCGTGCCATCGAAGAGGTTAAAGCTCAGTTGAAAGACCGCAAACCATTGCCTCCGGTTCCTGCTCCAAGAGATTTCAGCAAGTAA
- a CDS encoding lysine exporter LysO family protein, whose product MKGSIIIVSFFVLGAVLGWAGWLPDFLLEADHTRYALYLLMFLVGLSIGADNKLREIFQRLRFDVLLVPLATIVGTLVGSALISVALADVSLTDCLAVGSGFGYYSLSSVFITQYKGAEMGTIALTANIIREILTLLAAPLMVRYFGRLAPICAGGATTMDTTLPIITRYSGKDLVFVAIIHGFVVDFTVPFFVTFFCTI is encoded by the coding sequence ATGAAAGGCAGTATAATCATCGTATCTTTTTTTGTACTTGGGGCTGTATTGGGCTGGGCCGGATGGTTGCCCGACTTTTTGTTGGAGGCCGATCATACCAGGTATGCTTTATACCTGCTTATGTTTTTAGTTGGGCTCAGCATTGGAGCGGATAATAAATTACGTGAAATTTTTCAAAGGCTTCGTTTCGATGTATTGCTGGTTCCCCTGGCTACTATTGTGGGTACCCTGGTGGGATCTGCCCTGATCAGTGTAGCACTTGCCGATGTGTCGCTTACCGATTGTCTGGCTGTGGGGTCTGGCTTCGGTTACTATTCGCTTTCATCCGTTTTTATTACACAATATAAAGGTGCTGAGATGGGAACCATTGCCCTTACAGCCAATATCATCCGCGAAATTCTGACATTACTTGCAGCCCCTTTAATGGTGCGTTATTTCGGCCGACTGGCACCGATTTGTGCCGGAGGGGCAACAACCATGGATACCACTTTACCTATCATCACCCGTTATTCGGGAAAAGATCTGGTGTTTGTTGCCATTATTCACGGATTTGTTGTAGACTTTACAGTTCCGTTCTTTGTTACATTCTTTTGTACCATTTAG
- a CDS encoding LysO family transporter, whose product MFTVIGIMLSGILAGYLLRSRKEMRFTGRLISYTIFLLLFLLGISVGNNEAIVNNLPEIGGKAFLIAVSATLGSLVCAWVVYRYFFKKEGES is encoded by the coding sequence ATGTTTACAGTTATTGGCATAATGCTATCAGGTATTCTGGCAGGTTATCTGCTCAGAAGCCGGAAAGAGATGCGTTTTACAGGGCGTTTAATTTCTTATACTATCTTTTTATTGCTGTTTCTGCTGGGTATCTCGGTGGGGAACAATGAGGCAATTGTAAATAATCTTCCGGAAATAGGAGGCAAGGCTTTTCTTATTGCTGTATCGGCAACTTTGGGAAGCCTTGTCTGTGCCTGGGTGGTGTACCGTTACTTTTTTAAGAAAGAGGGCGAATCATGA